The Thermoplasmatales archaeon genome contains a region encoding:
- a CDS encoding vitamin B12-dependent ribonucleotide reductase, whose protein sequence is MKLTENAMKVLEKRYLKKDENGKVIETPEEMFHRIAKNISLADKKYGEDAKKSEKEFYEIMSNLLFLPNSPTIMNAGTNIQQLSACFVLPVEDSMDKIFETLKYTALIHQSGGGTGFSFSRIRPKGDIVKSTGGIASGPVSFMKVFNSATDVIKQGGRRRGANMGILRVDHPDILEFITCKEDPQELTNFNISVAVTDDFMEKVKRGEDYELINPRTKEVVKKISARMVFDKIVDEAWKTGEPGIIFIDEINRHNPTPGVGNIEATNPCGEQPLLPYESCNLGSINLAKFVKGGEIYWEKLREVVWIAVHFLDNVIDMNKYQIPQIAEMTLANRKIGLGVMGFADMLVQLNISYLDEEALKLAEKIMSFIQNEAKNASVELGKNRGSFPNFEKSIYYGKYEAMRNATVTTIAPTGSISIIAGCSSGIEPFFAISFTRNVLDKEDKLYEINPYFKKIAEDNGFLSNELLEEIAERNGSVQGIDAVPQEIQRLFVTALDIPPEWHVMMQATFQKYVDNATSKTINLREDATADDVRNAYMLAYEMKCKGITVYRFGSRPEQVITTKKSMPRPRPAVMRGITRKLPTGCGNLYVTMNEDEKGLFEVFARLGKAGGCADAQLEAVGRLVSLCLRSGVKPEAIIKQLKLIRCPNPSNLMKGVKILSCPDAIAKAIEEYVRGEGVFETPRLDHFEEKEEERYPIGVCPDCGSPLVYEEGCRICKHCGYSTCG, encoded by the coding sequence ATGAAACTTACTGAAAATGCAATGAAAGTTTTAGAAAAAAGATATCTAAAAAAAGATGAAAATGGAAAAGTCATAGAAACTCCAGAGGAAATGTTCCATAGAATTGCAAAAAATATTTCACTTGCTGACAAAAAATATGGAGAAGATGCAAAAAAATCAGAAAAGGAATTTTATGAAATAATGTCAAATCTTTTATTTTTGCCAAATTCTCCAACTATAATGAATGCGGGGACAAATATTCAACAGCTCTCCGCCTGCTTTGTTCTTCCTGTTGAGGATTCGATGGATAAAATTTTTGAAACTCTGAAATATACCGCTCTCATCCACCAGAGCGGCGGCGGAACCGGTTTTTCTTTTTCCCGCATAAGGCCAAAAGGAGATATAGTAAAAAGCACGGGTGGGATTGCAAGCGGCCCGGTTTCATTCATGAAGGTGTTTAATTCTGCAACAGATGTAATAAAACAGGGAGGGAGGAGAAGAGGGGCAAACATGGGCATACTTAGAGTTGATCACCCTGATATACTGGAATTTATAACATGCAAAGAAGATCCTCAGGAACTTACAAATTTCAATATTTCTGTTGCAGTAACTGATGATTTTATGGAGAAAGTGAAAAGAGGAGAGGATTATGAGTTGATAAACCCAAGAACAAAAGAGGTTGTTAAAAAAATAAGTGCGAGAATGGTATTTGATAAAATTGTTGATGAAGCATGGAAAACAGGAGAACCAGGAATAATATTTATAGATGAAATAAATCGCCATAATCCCACGCCTGGAGTAGGTAATATAGAAGCAACAAATCCCTGTGGCGAGCAACCTCTTCTGCCATATGAATCATGCAATCTTGGTTCAATAAATCTAGCAAAATTTGTTAAAGGTGGTGAAATATACTGGGAAAAATTAAGGGAAGTTGTATGGATAGCGGTCCATTTCCTTGATAATGTAATTGATATGAATAAATATCAGATTCCTCAGATTGCAGAAATGACCCTCGCCAACAGAAAGATAGGGCTCGGAGTGATGGGTTTTGCAGATATGCTTGTTCAATTAAATATTTCCTACCTAGATGAGGAGGCTTTAAAGTTGGCTGAAAAAATAATGTCATTTATACAGAATGAGGCAAAGAATGCATCTGTCGAGCTTGGAAAAAATCGTGGTTCATTTCCAAATTTTGAAAAAAGCATATATTATGGAAAATATGAAGCAATGAGAAATGCAACGGTTACAACAATTGCACCAACTGGTAGCATATCAATAATTGCCGGTTGCTCCTCTGGGATTGAGCCATTTTTTGCAATCTCATTCACCAGAAATGTTCTTGATAAGGAAGATAAATTATATGAGATAAATCCCTATTTCAAAAAAATTGCAGAAGATAATGGTTTTCTGAGCAATGAACTGCTAGAAGAAATTGCAGAAAGAAATGGCTCTGTACAGGGAATAGATGCTGTTCCTCAAGAAATACAGCGACTTTTTGTAACCGCTTTGGATATTCCTCCAGAATGGCATGTAATGATGCAAGCTACATTTCAGAAATATGTTGATAATGCTACCTCAAAAACAATAAATTTAAGAGAGGATGCAACAGCTGATGATGTAAGAAATGCATATATGTTGGCATATGAAATGAAATGCAAGGGTATAACAGTTTATAGGTTCGGTAGCAGACCCGAACAGGTAATAACAACAAAAAAGAGTATGCCCCGCCCCCGCCCCGCGGTCATGAGGGGCATAACAAGAAAACTGCCAACTGGTTGCGGGAATTTGTATGTAACGATGAATGAGGATGAAAAAGGACTTTTCGAAGTTTTTGCGAGATTGGGTAAGGCAGGGGGATGCGCGGATGCACAGCTTGAGGCGGTGGGCAGGCTGGTTTCACTTTGCTTGCGATCTGGGGTGAAACCTGAGGCAATAATAAAGCAGCTTAAATTGATAAGGTGTCCAAATCCTTCAAATCTTATGAAGGGTGTGAAAATTCTTTCATGTCCAGATGCTATAGCGAAGGCAATAGAGGAGTATGTGAGGGGTGAAGGAGTTTTTGAAACCCCGAGACTCGACCATTTTGAGGAGAAGGAAGAGGAAAGATATCCTATAGGTGTATGTCCTGATTGTGGCTCTCCTCTTGTATATGAGGAGGGATGCAGGATATGCAAGCACTGTGGCTATTCAACATGCGGATAA